From one Aptenodytes patagonicus chromosome 16, bAptPat1.pri.cur, whole genome shotgun sequence genomic stretch:
- the H3-3B gene encoding histone H3.3 gives MARTKQTARKSTGGKAPRKQLATKAARKSAPSTGGVKKPHRYRPGTVALREIRRYQKSTELLIRKLPFQRLVREIAQDFKTDLRFQSAAIGALQEASEAYLVGLFEDTNLCAIHAKRVTIMPKDIQLARRIRGERA, from the exons ATGGCCCGTACAAAGCAGACCGCCCGCAAGTCCACTGGGGGGAAGGCTCCGCGCAAGCAGCTGGCCACCAAGGCGGCCCGGAAAAGCGCCCCCTCTACCGGCGGCGTCAAGAAGCCTCACCGCTACAG gCCGGGCACCGTTGCCCTCCGTGAGATCCGCCGCTACCAGAAGTCCACGGAGCTGCTGATCCGCAAGCTGCCCTTCCAGCGGCTGGTCAGGGAAATCGCCCAAGACTTCAAAACAGACTTGAGGTTTCAGAGTGCGGCCATCGGTGCGCTGCAG GAGGCCAGCGAAGCATATCTGGTGGGTCTGTTTGAAGATACAAACCTGTGCGCCATCCATGCCAAGAGAGTCACCATCATGCCCAAAGATATCCAGTTGGCTCGCAGGATACGGGGGGAGAGGGCTTAA